Sequence from the Eleutherodactylus coqui strain aEleCoq1 chromosome 13, aEleCoq1.hap1, whole genome shotgun sequence genome:
CATAACTTTAACTCTTTCACTTTGTATTTCACCGCAGCTTTCATCATCATGATAGTGATGGCACTTATCCGTATCGGCGAAGGTAAAGGGGAAGGTACACCCCCTATGACAGATTCTTCAGGGATCCGAAATCTCTTCGGGGTCTGTGTCTACTCATTCATGTGCCAACATTCTCTGCCTTCACTCATCACACCCGTGTCCAGAAAGAAACACCTGACCGGACTGATCCTTGTGGACTACTTCTTGGTCTTGTCTTTCTACAGCCTTCTTTGCTTCACCGCTATATTCTGCTTCTCATCCGGGAGCCTGATGGACATGTACACTCTGAACTTTAGCGGATGCAGTCCTTTCGTACCTGCGGTGATTGGCTACTTTCTCGGATTGTTCCCAGTGTTCACCATTAGCACCAATTTCCCCATCATCGCAGTTACACTCCGCAACAACTGGAAGACTCTCTTCCATCGGGAAGGCGGCACGTATCCATGGCTCGTTGACCGTATTGTATTTCCTCTCATAACGCTGGTGCCTCCGATCATTGTGGCGTTTTGTACAAACCACCTTGAAATCCTAGTAAGCGTCACCGGTGCCTACGCAGGGAATGGCATCCAGTATGTTATTCCAGCCTTTCTAGTGTTCTGCAGTCGCAAAGACTTGACCCTAGTGTACGGACCCGACAGTAGTAATAAGCACCGGTCTCCTTTTAGGCAAGCGGGCTGGGTTTGGTTTGTACTCTTCTGGGCATTGTCATGCTTTATATATGTCACTGCCAACATAATCCTGACTGATGGCTTGTAATGTTTACAGGTTAACGTAATCATCGTGACCGAAGCAAGCCGCCGATGTGCAGGCCACATGGGCGGCCCTTGTTTAATTCTATACTGCCACCCGGGTGGCTGGGCCCATTCTCGCTGGACATGTCCTACGCTATTATGAAGACCACCGGTCATAATCTGTAATGAAGACATTGTAATCGAATAAGATAGTTGCAATTGTATTGAAAAAAGTTTTAACAGTGCCTTGTCGTCTTTCTGGCACGGTCAGGAGGGCATTACCTATCCAAGACATGCCTATATCGTACCGGCATGTTTAAAGGCCAACCCTTGCCTTTATGTACCTAAAAGGGAATGCAGGCACACCGTTGGCCTTTTTTTAGAGCTCTACAGGGGTGGCGCGACACACTCCAGCACAACCTCGCTGCTCGTGACCGGCATTAAGGACTTGCCACACTGTGCACAGGTGTTCGCTAGTTGTTTGTAACCGAAATAAAATTAAGACTTCGGAGACTCAATTTGTGTATTTATTGAAGGACttccgttaaaaaaaacacgactTAAACACTACACTTGCACAGCACGTGCCCAGGGCATACTGATTACAGATGCTTGTGGCGCTGATTAGATTCCTCGCCACCCTACCCCCTCTTCTCATCTCTCTCCAAGAGCAGAG
This genomic interval carries:
- the TMEM104 gene encoding transmembrane protein 104 isoform X1 — protein: MAGDITDTGELYSPFVGLVYMFNLIVGTGALTMPKAFANAGWLVSLILIIFLAFMSYMTTTFVVEAMAAANAQLRWKRWEKEVEADSSENSDNESHDGYENSEIRPILSVQRRGLSDPYEIVERVEMGQMASMFFNKVGVNLFYLCIIVYLYGDLAIYATAVPLSLVQVTCFTGNESCGTQAGEKNDTDPCWGNIRRIDAYRIYLAVFTLFLGPFTFFNVQKTKYLQILTSLMRWIAFIIMIVMALIRIGEGKGEGTPPMTDSSGIRNLFGVCVYSFMCQHSLPSLITPVSRKKHLTGLILVDYFLVLSFYSLLCFTAIFCFSSGSLMDMYTLNFSGCSPFVPAVIGYFLGLFPVFTISTNFPIIAVTLRNNWKTLFHREGGTYPWLVDRIVFPLITLVPPIIVAFCTNHLEILVSVTGAYAGNGIQYVIPAFLVFCSRKDLTLVYGPDSSNKHRSPFRQAGWVWFVLFWALSCFIYVTANIILTDGL
- the TMEM104 gene encoding transmembrane protein 104 isoform X2, with translation MAGDITDTGELYSPFVGLVYMFNLIVGTGALTMPKAFANAGWLVSLILIIFLAFMSYMTTTFVVEAMAAANAQLRWKRWEKEEADSSENSDNESHDGYENSEIRPILSVQRRGLSDPYEIVERVEMGQMASMFFNKVGVNLFYLCIIVYLYGDLAIYATAVPLSLVQVTCFTGNESCGTQAGEKNDTDPCWGNIRRIDAYRIYLAVFTLFLGPFTFFNVQKTKYLQILTSLMRWIAFIIMIVMALIRIGEGKGEGTPPMTDSSGIRNLFGVCVYSFMCQHSLPSLITPVSRKKHLTGLILVDYFLVLSFYSLLCFTAIFCFSSGSLMDMYTLNFSGCSPFVPAVIGYFLGLFPVFTISTNFPIIAVTLRNNWKTLFHREGGTYPWLVDRIVFPLITLVPPIIVAFCTNHLEILVSVTGAYAGNGIQYVIPAFLVFCSRKDLTLVYGPDSSNKHRSPFRQAGWVWFVLFWALSCFIYVTANIILTDGL